In a single window of the Bacteroides acidifaciens genome:
- a CDS encoding radical SAM protein — MTIIFPSPIFGPIHSRRLGVSLGINLLPDDGKVCSFDCIYCECGFNAERRTKKLLPTREEVRTALEEKLKDMQANGPAPDVLTFAGNGEPTAHPHFPEIIEDTLALRDKYFPKAKVSVLSNSTFIDRPAVFEALNKIDNNILKLDTVDEEYIHLLDRPNGKYSVKKIIERMKEFEGNCIVQTMFLKGSYQGKDVDNTSDKYVLPWIEAVKEIAPRQVMIYTIDRETPDHNLQKATHEELDRIVALLEKEGIPATASY, encoded by the coding sequence ATGACTATTATTTTTCCTTCGCCCATCTTCGGCCCTATTCATTCCCGCCGTTTGGGCGTTTCTTTGGGAATCAATTTATTGCCGGACGACGGTAAGGTTTGTTCATTCGACTGCATTTATTGTGAGTGTGGTTTCAATGCCGAACGTCGTACGAAGAAACTTCTTCCTACCCGTGAAGAAGTCCGCACAGCTCTCGAAGAGAAACTGAAAGATATGCAGGCAAATGGTCCCGCCCCCGATGTATTGACATTTGCCGGAAACGGTGAGCCGACTGCGCATCCCCATTTCCCGGAAATCATAGAAGATACACTTGCGCTTCGCGACAAGTATTTCCCAAAAGCGAAAGTAAGCGTATTGAGTAACTCTACATTTATCGACCGTCCTGCCGTATTCGAAGCACTGAACAAGATAGATAACAATATCCTGAAACTGGATACGGTGGATGAAGAATACATTCATCTGTTGGACCGTCCTAACGGAAAATATTCTGTTAAGAAGATCATCGAAAGAATGAAAGAGTTCGAAGGAAACTGCATCGTACAAACGATGTTCCTGAAAGGAAGTTATCAGGGGAAAGATGTAGATAATACATCTGATAAGTATGTACTCCCTTGGATAGAAGCAGTGAAAGAAATCGCTCCCCGTCAAGTGATGATTTATACGATCGACCGGGAGACTCCCGACCATAATTTGCAGAAAGCTACGCATGAAGAGTTAGACCGTATTGTGGCTTTATTGGAAAAGGAAGGTATTCCGGCAACAGCTTCTTACTGA
- a CDS encoding DUF5117 domain-containing protein, with product MKRRRYVIGILLCVTALLQAQDSVKPFDEFFVAGMDKIDGVFPVYVAEKEIYLEIPEKYIGREIEVSGQIDRGFDLLNRPVDGLGVVRIISPDKATICFQKPFYTERILDEKSTYQQSFSLSNRQPAGKSYPVVAYSKEQGAIIRITEYLTTGDDWFSYNHNFIRSLVPELSEIMKIHPFKEGVSFTVRRYHGVEAERYMLSSSAVLLPEGSMPLEVTCAVRLLPLKKDQIRLADYRIPYRTLSFKDYSQSPYCMVEDSLILRWDMSQPLTFYVDTLFPKEYFQAVKEGVEAWNTAFHKAGIHDALQVRYADRKIIPAEQRAFISYDLRLPGVKSGFTCHPRTGEILSCRLNIGHGFLKGKLDDYLLRCGASDSRVLADRYSKEVEKELLQNEITEEIGYLLGLRRSLSKSSCGKTLKVGDDDCRIVYFGYHPFKGDKNCYDEREKLRQWIDHNLPDHIRLFQPSGKENADSSFSEDYAVKISDLQTVVSRLDKIVYKGKKYDKGSSLTDIYRKAIRLYGSYLMEMAKVVGSSQPADAQRQAMLDLDNCLFHPVKEMECAYVKENLLETRNKLLYPELAKLFKQLLSVKTISALRLQALQSDGKGYGDIDFFRDLYKGLFNDFDPQSAVSYEQMDIQLICLEAWLEIIQKNAEHNSTVKRLKDELHSLYDRLEKLSTTHSQVEVRDMYMLFLRRMDPYFRAVP from the coding sequence ATGAAGAGAAGAAGATATGTGATTGGTATATTGTTGTGTGTCACAGCTTTGCTTCAGGCACAGGATTCCGTCAAGCCGTTTGACGAGTTTTTTGTTGCCGGGATGGATAAGATCGACGGTGTGTTTCCTGTATATGTAGCGGAAAAAGAAATCTATTTGGAAATACCCGAAAAATATATCGGGCGGGAAATTGAAGTCAGCGGACAGATAGACCGGGGGTTTGATTTGTTGAATCGTCCGGTTGACGGACTGGGAGTAGTGCGTATTATCTCTCCGGATAAAGCTACAATATGCTTTCAAAAACCGTTTTATACAGAGCGTATTTTAGATGAAAAAAGCACATATCAGCAATCTTTCTCGTTGTCGAACAGGCAACCTGCCGGTAAAAGCTATCCGGTGGTGGCGTATTCAAAAGAGCAGGGAGCTATTATTCGGATAACAGAGTATCTGACGACTGGCGATGACTGGTTCAGCTATAATCATAATTTTATTCGTTCCTTGGTTCCGGAACTGTCGGAAATAATGAAAATACATCCTTTTAAGGAAGGCGTGTCGTTTACGGTCAGGCGTTATCATGGAGTTGAAGCGGAAAGATATATGCTGTCCAGTTCTGCCGTTCTATTGCCTGAAGGTAGTATGCCTTTGGAAGTCACTTGTGCGGTACGCTTGCTGCCTCTGAAAAAAGATCAGATCCGCCTGGCAGATTACAGAATACCCTACCGGACATTGAGTTTCAAAGATTATTCGCAGAGTCCTTATTGTATGGTAGAAGATTCATTGATTCTTCGTTGGGATATGTCGCAACCGCTTACTTTCTATGTAGATACCCTTTTCCCGAAGGAATATTTTCAGGCAGTAAAGGAAGGAGTGGAAGCATGGAATACCGCCTTCCATAAAGCTGGTATTCATGATGCTTTACAAGTGAGGTATGCAGACCGAAAGATCATTCCGGCAGAACAACGTGCTTTTATATCTTATGATTTGAGACTACCGGGAGTCAAGAGCGGCTTTACCTGCCATCCTCGTACCGGAGAGATACTTTCATGTCGTCTGAATATCGGACATGGATTCCTGAAAGGAAAATTAGACGACTATCTGTTAAGGTGCGGTGCCTCGGATTCGCGTGTTCTGGCTGACCGTTATTCTAAAGAAGTGGAAAAAGAATTGTTGCAAAATGAAATAACGGAAGAGATTGGATATCTTTTAGGTTTGCGCAGAAGTTTATCGAAAAGTTCGTGTGGAAAGACTTTAAAAGTGGGAGATGATGATTGCCGGATTGTTTATTTTGGCTATCATCCTTTCAAAGGAGACAAAAATTGTTATGATGAACGGGAGAAGCTCCGCCAGTGGATAGATCATAATTTACCAGACCACATTCGTTTATTCCAACCATCAGGGAAGGAGAATGCTGATTCTTCATTTTCAGAAGATTATGCGGTCAAAATATCGGATTTGCAGACGGTAGTGAGTCGGTTGGATAAGATTGTGTATAAGGGGAAGAAATACGACAAAGGGAGTTCGCTCACTGATATATACAGAAAGGCTATTCGTCTGTATGGGAGTTATCTGATGGAAATGGCAAAGGTGGTGGGTAGTTCTCAACCGGCAGATGCGCAGCGTCAGGCAATGCTTGATTTGGACAACTGCTTATTTCATCCTGTTAAGGAGATGGAATGTGCCTATGTAAAAGAGAATTTGTTGGAAACAAGAAACAAGCTTCTGTATCCGGAACTGGCGAAGTTGTTCAAACAATTGTTGAGTGTAAAGACAATTTCTGCTCTTCGATTGCAGGCGTTGCAGAGTGACGGGAAGGGGTATGGCGATATTGATTTTTTCCGGGATCTTTATAAGGGGTTGTTTAACGATTTTGATCCGCAGTCTGCCGTTAGTTATGAACAGATGGATATCCAGCTGATATGTTTGGAAGCGTGGCTGGAGATTATACAGAAAAATGCTGAACATAACAGTACGGTAAAGCGTTTGAAGGACGAATTGCATAGTCTGTACGATAGGCTGGAGAAGCTTAGCACAACGCACTCCCAAGTAGAAGTACGTGATATGTATATGCTGTTTTTGCGAAGAATGGACCCATATTTCCGTGCGGTTCCTTGA
- a CDS encoding hybrid sensor histidine kinase/response regulator transcription factor, which produces MKRSILSICILLSSVSLVFANIYKKYDVRSGLSGNCVRSILQDSIGYMWFATQDGLNRFNGIEFTNYGHSSENGGNSYMNIVTICRHQDNNQIWVASTEKLYLFDSWEEKFSVFDKQTEDGVSVNSVFGMAYDNDGQLWIGTTNGLFVYNEKKGTLRQYLHSLSDPHSLPDNHIWVIYNDSFGTIWIGTRNGLAKYNQRTDNFTGYISEGTSFGRPACNEIISLMESSQGVLWAGTWYGGLARFNKETGQFRYYFGEGDTLTIPRIRTLFQRTANSFYLGSDDGLYTFNTTTGECLPTDDEQNKESIYACYQDREGGIWIGTYFSGVSYLSPKHKDIEWYYPNGTENSLSGNVISQFCEAPDGNIWIATEDGGLNLFDPRTKKFKNHLLRSSNPNIGYHNIHALLYNEGKLWIGSFSRGLYILDTQTGKMKNYRHNRANLHSIPNDHIYSIYQTKDGSIYLGTLSGFCRYDPASDSFRTLEPLSHIFIYDMVEDQHGDLWLASKRDGIWRYNRQTGKLHNYRNDPDNPDSPCSNWVIRVYIDHKQHLWFCTEGGGICRYHYQEDRFENFSTKENLPNNIIYGILDDQSGNYWLSSNRGLIRYEPQNKRAQLYTIEDGLQSNQFNFRSSLQASDGKFYFGGVNGFNSFYPFKLSINKVRPTASISAVYMHSPDDKVSLSKRIPALSGQVTIPYQVVSFDIAFESLSYVAPSKNLYAYKLDGIHKEWIYTDKHNVSFLNLPPGEYTFRVKASNNDEYWSNDDCCLHIEILPPPWKTIYAKIFYLLIACGLAYFLIQLYLRKQQAVKARKMKEMEQIKNQELFQSKITFFTQVAHEIKTPVSLIKAPLEAILETHEWNSEVESNLSVIQKNTNRLMELIKQLLDFRKVDKEGYTLSFNEVDINRMIEDIIDRFRAISLTGISFSVSLPKEHLQYNVDQEALTKIVSNLLTNAMKYARTRIMVILDEHLSAEGRTLSLCVRDDGPGIPQEECSKVFEPFYQVGNTGNNGSGVGIGLSLVKLLVEKHKGKVYINPGYTEGCEVCVEIPYLEKSISVSPSITSMPDKVPALEEESEPAGYSLLVVEDTTDMLEFLAKNLGNTYTIHTAANGKEALECLETTTVDLIISDIVMPHMDGFELLKSIRSDNMLCHIPFILLSALDSIDSKIAGLDYGADAYIEKPFSLSHMKATINNLLENRRMLFNHFTTVPNMSYDQTLMNKTDVKWLNTINEIITRNFTNEEFTIDKMAEEMAISRSNLQRKLKGLTGMPPNDYIRLIRLKTAGELLREGEYRINEVCFIVGFNNPSYFARCFQKQFGILPKDYVKKGG; this is translated from the coding sequence ATGAAACGATCCATCTTATCTATATGTATACTGCTGTCATCGGTTTCTCTGGTCTTCGCCAATATCTACAAGAAATATGACGTTAGATCGGGGTTATCGGGCAACTGTGTCCGGAGCATCCTTCAGGATAGCATCGGATATATGTGGTTTGCAACGCAGGACGGGCTGAATCGTTTCAACGGCATCGAGTTCACCAACTACGGACATTCGTCAGAAAACGGCGGAAACAGCTATATGAATATAGTAACGATCTGCCGCCATCAGGATAACAATCAGATTTGGGTGGCCAGTACGGAGAAGCTGTATTTATTCGATTCGTGGGAAGAGAAGTTCTCCGTATTCGATAAACAGACGGAAGACGGGGTGTCAGTCAACAGCGTCTTCGGAATGGCATACGACAATGACGGGCAGTTATGGATCGGAACAACCAACGGGCTGTTTGTCTACAACGAGAAAAAAGGTACGTTGAGGCAATATCTGCATTCTCTTTCCGATCCTCATTCATTGCCGGATAATCACATATGGGTGATTTATAACGACTCGTTCGGGACCATCTGGATAGGTACCCGGAATGGGCTGGCGAAATACAACCAACGTACGGACAACTTCACAGGATATATATCCGAGGGCACTTCTTTCGGACGTCCTGCCTGCAACGAGATTATCTCTTTGATGGAAAGTTCGCAGGGAGTATTATGGGCGGGTACATGGTACGGGGGACTGGCACGTTTCAATAAAGAGACAGGGCAATTCCGCTATTACTTCGGAGAAGGGGACACGCTTACCATTCCGCGCATCCGCACCTTGTTTCAACGGACAGCCAACTCTTTCTATCTCGGCTCCGACGACGGACTTTATACATTCAACACCACGACAGGAGAATGTCTGCCTACCGACGACGAACAAAATAAAGAAAGTATCTATGCCTGTTATCAGGATAGGGAAGGGGGAATCTGGATCGGGACTTATTTCAGTGGAGTAAGTTACCTGTCTCCCAAGCATAAGGATATCGAGTGGTATTATCCCAATGGTACGGAAAATTCTCTTTCGGGAAATGTAATCAGCCAATTCTGCGAAGCTCCCGACGGTAACATCTGGATTGCTACCGAAGACGGGGGACTGAATCTCTTTGATCCCCGCACGAAGAAGTTCAAAAACCATCTGTTGAGAAGCAGTAACCCTAACATCGGTTATCACAATATCCATGCACTACTATACAATGAAGGAAAATTGTGGATTGGCAGTTTCTCACGGGGATTATATATCCTGGATACTCAAACGGGAAAAATGAAAAACTATCGCCATAACCGCGCAAACCTACATTCAATTCCTAACGACCATATCTACTCTATCTATCAAACGAAGGATGGCAGCATTTATCTGGGAACGCTTTCCGGATTCTGCCGGTATGACCCGGCAAGTGACTCTTTCCGGACATTGGAACCTTTAAGCCATATCTTTATCTACGATATGGTTGAAGACCAACACGGAGACTTGTGGCTGGCAAGCAAAAGGGACGGTATCTGGCGTTACAACCGCCAAACCGGTAAATTGCACAACTATCGCAACGACCCGGATAACCCTGATTCTCCTTGCAGCAACTGGGTAATCCGTGTGTATATCGATCATAAGCAGCATCTATGGTTCTGTACCGAAGGCGGTGGCATCTGTCGTTATCACTATCAGGAAGACCGTTTTGAAAACTTCTCAACCAAAGAGAATCTGCCGAACAATATCATCTATGGCATACTGGACGACCAATCGGGTAACTATTGGCTTTCTTCCAATAGGGGACTAATCCGGTATGAGCCGCAGAACAAACGGGCACAGCTCTATACCATCGAGGATGGATTGCAAAGCAACCAGTTCAATTTCCGCTCTTCCCTGCAAGCCAGTGACGGAAAATTCTATTTCGGTGGGGTGAACGGGTTCAATAGTTTCTATCCGTTCAAATTATCGATTAATAAGGTAAGGCCTACGGCGTCTATCTCGGCGGTATATATGCACAGCCCCGACGACAAAGTAAGCCTTAGCAAGCGTATACCTGCTCTTAGCGGACAAGTAACGATTCCTTATCAGGTGGTATCGTTCGACATCGCATTCGAAAGTCTTAGTTATGTGGCTCCCAGCAAGAATTTATATGCCTACAAACTGGACGGTATTCACAAAGAATGGATATATACGGATAAACATAACGTATCTTTTCTCAACCTGCCTCCGGGTGAATATACTTTCCGTGTGAAAGCCAGTAACAACGATGAATATTGGAGCAATGACGACTGTTGCCTGCATATTGAAATTCTTCCTCCACCCTGGAAGACCATTTATGCCAAGATTTTCTATTTACTAATAGCGTGTGGCCTCGCATATTTTCTGATACAGCTTTATTTGCGTAAACAGCAGGCTGTGAAAGCAAGAAAGATGAAAGAGATGGAACAAATCAAGAATCAGGAATTGTTCCAGTCGAAAATTACATTCTTCACCCAAGTGGCACATGAAATCAAGACTCCGGTTAGTCTTATCAAAGCTCCGCTGGAAGCGATTTTGGAAACACATGAATGGAACAGTGAAGTGGAAAGCAACCTGTCTGTGATACAAAAGAATACCAACCGGCTGATGGAGCTTATCAAACAATTGCTCGACTTCCGCAAAGTGGACAAGGAAGGTTATACGCTTTCATTCAATGAAGTGGATATCAACCGGATGATAGAGGACATCATCGACCGTTTCCGTGCCATCTCCCTGACCGGAATCTCTTTCAGTGTCTCTCTGCCGAAAGAACATCTGCAATATAATGTAGACCAGGAGGCGCTGACTAAAATTGTCAGCAACCTGCTGACGAATGCCATGAAATATGCCCGCACCCGCATTATGGTGATTTTGGACGAACATCTGTCTGCAGAAGGGCGTACGCTCTCCTTGTGTGTACGCGACGACGGTCCGGGTATTCCGCAAGAGGAATGCAGCAAGGTTTTCGAACCGTTTTATCAGGTGGGAAACACAGGAAACAACGGTTCGGGAGTAGGAATCGGATTGAGTCTCGTCAAATTGTTGGTGGAAAAGCATAAAGGAAAGGTTTATATCAATCCCGGCTATACGGAAGGATGCGAAGTATGTGTGGAAATTCCGTATTTGGAGAAAAGCATCTCTGTCAGCCCCTCCATTACTTCCATGCCCGACAAGGTTCCCGCTCTGGAGGAAGAGAGCGAACCCGCCGGTTACTCTCTTCTGGTAGTGGAAGACACGACGGATATGCTGGAGTTTCTGGCTAAGAATCTGGGAAATACCTATACCATCCATACAGCCGCCAATGGCAAGGAAGCGTTGGAATGTCTGGAGACAACGACAGTAGATCTTATTATCAGCGACATCGTCATGCCTCACATGGACGGATTCGAATTATTAAAGTCCATCCGTTCCGACAATATGCTTTGCCATATCCCGTTTATCCTGCTTTCGGCACTCGACAGCATCGATTCAAAAATTGCGGGTCTTGACTATGGTGCGGACGCTTATATAGAAAAGCCTTTCTCGCTAAGCCACATGAAAGCCACTATCAATAATCTGCTTGAAAACCGGCGCATGCTGTTCAACCACTTTACAACGGTTCCGAATATGTCATACGACCAGACATTAATGAACAAAACAGACGTGAAATGGCTGAACACGATCAATGAAATCATTACCCGCAATTTCACCAATGAAGAATTTACCATCGACAAGATGGCGGAAGAAATGGCTATCAGCCGTTCCAACTTACAACGCAAATTGAAAGGACTGACCGGAATGCCGCCCAATGACTATATCCGGTTGATTCGGCTCAAAACTGCGGGAGAACTTTTGCGGGAAGGGGAGTACCGGATTAATGAAGTCTGTTTCATTGTAGGATTCAATAATCCTTCGTACTTCGCCCGTTGCTTTCAGAAACAGTTCGGGATATTGCCGAAAGACTATGTGAAGAAAGGAGGATAG
- a CDS encoding TIM-barrel domain-containing protein has protein sequence MKNSHSLSLRYLKFIALLVLLLHPISFLSIQASETSGILRAERVNPTTVDVLFTNNQRMTIDFYGENIFRVFQDNSGGIIRDPEAKPEAQILVDQPRRKVSALTLDEKDGRIILTTGKVRVELDKQTSLMKVFNLETNVCVIEQTAPVAFSPKEVTVTLKEQPDEYFYGGGVQNGRFSHKGKVIAIENQNSWTDGGVASPTPFYWSTKGYGMMWYTFKKGQYDFGATEKNVVKLSHNSSYLDLFYMVNDGAVALLNDFYQLTGNPVLLPKFGFYEGHLNAYNRDYWKEDEKGILFEDGKRYKESQKDNGGIKESLNGEKNNYQFSARAVIDRYKNHDMPLGWLLPNDGYGAGYGQTETLDGNIANLKSLGDYARKNGVEIGLWTQSDLHPKEGVSALLQRDIVKEVRDAGVRVLKTDVAWVGAGYSFGLNGVADVGHIMPYYGNDARPFIISLDGWAGTQRYAGIWSGDQTGGVWEYIRFHIPTYIGSGLSGQPNICSDMDGIFGGKNETVNIRDFQWKTFTPMQLNMDGWGANEKYPHALGEPATSINRMYLKLKSELIPYTYSFAKEAVDGMPLIRAMFLDYPNTYTYGPATQYQFMYGTDFLVAPIYQNTQADEKGNDIRDGIYLPEGTWIDYFTGEKYEGNRILNNFDTPIWKLPVFVKNGSIIPMTHPHNNVSEIDPSLRIYELYPNRHTATVEYDDDGVTEAYRQEKSVSTLIESDVNAKKNTLTITIHPAAGNFDGFVKDKKTELRINVTEKPKKLSAKINGKTVKLTEVNTADDFLKGENVFWYEETPNLNKFATKGSEFEKVTITKNPQVRVRLAATDITAHQTTVNVEGFRFEPADRYRVSTGTLTAPQNAQVTEENREAYTLKPTWDKITNADFYEIEFGGMLYTTIRNTYLLFEGLEAETPYSFKVRAVNKDGVSDWTAIQVTTKANPLEFAIHGIEGESTAPSQGGFGVNRLFDFAESGDNWHTKYRTNAIPLDLIIDLKTVNQLDKFHYLPRTDAGNGTILKGSVSYSMDKEHWMEAGAFDWKRNGEVKVFEFANHPTARYIKLNITAGVGNYASGRELYVFKVPGTASYLQGDINNDGKIDRNDLTSYMNYTGLRRGDSDYEGYISKGDINMNDLIDAYDISVVATQLEGGVGRKDTLKVSGSLSISTPKRLYQKDEIVEIRVKGNDLKAVNALSFALPYDQNDYEFVGVESLNMKAMENLTYDRLHTNGMKSLYPTFVNLGKQESLNGSEDLFILKLKAKRKVKFELTLKDGILVDKELRMHQF, from the coding sequence ATGAAAAACAGTCATTCTCTTTCTTTGCGGTATCTCAAGTTCATCGCATTACTAGTATTGTTATTACATCCCATTTCATTTCTTTCCATACAAGCATCCGAAACTTCGGGAATCCTTCGGGCGGAAAGGGTAAATCCGACTACAGTCGATGTGCTGTTTACAAACAACCAGCGGATGACTATTGACTTCTACGGAGAGAACATCTTCCGTGTCTTTCAGGATAACTCCGGCGGCATTATTCGTGACCCCGAAGCGAAACCTGAAGCGCAAATACTTGTCGACCAGCCCCGCCGCAAGGTATCCGCTCTTACACTGGACGAAAAGGACGGTCGTATCATCCTGACTACCGGAAAGGTACGGGTTGAGCTCGACAAACAGACATCCCTGATGAAAGTCTTTAACCTCGAAACAAACGTATGTGTCATCGAACAGACTGCCCCGGTGGCATTCAGTCCGAAAGAAGTGACCGTCACCCTGAAAGAACAGCCGGACGAATATTTCTACGGTGGCGGTGTGCAGAACGGACGCTTCTCCCACAAGGGCAAAGTGATTGCCATCGAAAACCAGAATAGCTGGACAGATGGCGGAGTCGCTTCCCCCACCCCTTTCTACTGGTCAACAAAAGGCTATGGAATGATGTGGTACACCTTCAAGAAAGGCCAATATGACTTTGGCGCAACAGAAAAAAACGTAGTGAAACTATCCCATAATTCTTCTTACCTTGATTTATTTTACATGGTCAACGACGGAGCCGTTGCCCTGTTGAACGATTTTTACCAACTGACGGGAAATCCCGTACTATTGCCCAAATTCGGTTTCTACGAAGGGCACCTTAACGCCTACAACCGCGACTATTGGAAAGAGGATGAGAAAGGAATCCTCTTCGAAGACGGAAAACGTTATAAGGAAAGCCAGAAAGACAATGGCGGCATCAAAGAATCCCTGAACGGTGAGAAAAACAACTACCAGTTCTCAGCACGTGCCGTTATTGACCGTTACAAGAACCATGACATGCCCCTCGGCTGGCTGCTACCCAACGACGGTTACGGCGCCGGCTACGGACAGACGGAAACGCTGGACGGCAACATCGCCAACCTGAAAAGCCTGGGCGATTATGCCCGTAAGAACGGAGTGGAAATCGGACTTTGGACACAGTCCGACCTGCATCCGAAAGAAGGTGTAAGCGCTCTGCTGCAACGTGACATCGTGAAAGAAGTGCGTGACGCAGGCGTACGTGTACTGAAAACCGACGTTGCCTGGGTGGGAGCCGGATACTCCTTCGGGCTGAACGGTGTGGCTGATGTGGGACATATCATGCCTTATTATGGCAATGATGCCCGTCCTTTCATCATTTCGCTCGACGGTTGGGCAGGCACGCAGCGTTATGCCGGCATCTGGTCGGGCGACCAGACAGGCGGCGTATGGGAATATATCCGTTTCCACATCCCGACTTATATCGGTTCTGGTCTTTCCGGACAGCCCAATATCTGTTCTGATATGGACGGAATATTCGGCGGCAAAAATGAAACAGTCAATATTCGTGATTTCCAATGGAAGACATTTACCCCCATGCAGTTGAATATGGATGGCTGGGGCGCCAATGAGAAGTACCCCCATGCTTTAGGCGAACCGGCTACATCCATCAACCGAATGTACCTGAAGCTGAAATCCGAATTAATCCCCTACACATATAGCTTTGCCAAGGAAGCGGTGGACGGAATGCCGCTAATCCGCGCCATGTTCCTTGACTACCCGAATACGTACACTTACGGTCCTGCCACGCAGTACCAGTTCATGTACGGTACGGACTTCCTCGTGGCTCCCATCTATCAGAATACCCAAGCCGACGAGAAAGGCAATGACATCCGTGATGGTATCTACCTGCCCGAAGGAACCTGGATTGACTACTTTACCGGTGAGAAGTACGAGGGCAACCGCATCCTCAACAACTTCGATACTCCTATCTGGAAATTGCCCGTATTCGTGAAAAACGGCTCTATCATCCCGATGACCCACCCCCACAACAATGTCAGCGAGATAGACCCGTCCCTGCGCATCTATGAGCTTTACCCGAACCGCCATACCGCTACCGTTGAGTATGACGATGACGGCGTGACGGAAGCTTACCGTCAAGAGAAATCCGTATCTACCCTGATTGAATCCGACGTGAATGCCAAAAAGAATACATTGACGATTACCATTCATCCGGCAGCCGGCAACTTCGACGGCTTCGTGAAAGATAAAAAGACGGAACTGCGCATCAATGTCACCGAAAAGCCGAAGAAACTATCAGCCAAGATAAACGGCAAAACCGTGAAACTTACAGAAGTGAACACAGCTGATGACTTCCTGAAAGGTGAAAACGTCTTTTGGTACGAAGAAACTCCGAACTTGAATAAGTTTGCAACAAAAGGCAGCGAATTCGAGAAAGTGACCATCACGAAGAATCCGCAAGTACGTGTAAGACTGGCTGCTACCGATATTACCGCCCATCAGACCACGGTAAACGTGGAAGGCTTCCGTTTTGAGCCCGCCGACCGTTATCGTGTAAGCACCGGTACTCTGACAGCTCCGCAGAATGCGCAGGTAACCGAAGAAAACCGGGAAGCATACACCTTGAAACCGACTTGGGACAAGATAACCAATGCCGACTTCTATGAAATCGAGTTTGGCGGAATGCTCTATACAACCATCCGTAACACTTATCTTCTGTTTGAAGGACTGGAAGCCGAGACTCCTTATTCTTTCAAAGTGCGTGCGGTCAACAAGGACGGCGTTTCCGACTGGACTGCTATCCAGGTAACTACGAAAGCGAACCCGCTGGAATTTGCCATCCATGGCATTGAAGGTGAATCTACTGCTCCTTCACAGGGAGGATTCGGTGTCAACCGCTTGTTCGACTTTGCCGAGTCTGGTGACAACTGGCATACAAAATACCGTACCAACGCTATTCCTCTGGATTTGATTATCGACCTCAAGACCGTTAACCAGCTTGACAAGTTCCACTACCTGCCACGCACCGATGCCGGAAACGGTACGATACTGAAAGGTTCCGTATCTTACAGCATGGATAAAGAGCATTGGATGGAAGCCGGAGCATTCGACTGGAAACGGAATGGTGAAGTGAAAGTCTTTGAATTTGCCAACCATCCTACCGCACGTTATATCAAGCTTAATATAACGGCAGGTGTGGGCAACTACGCTTCCGGTCGTGAGCTTTATGTATTCAAGGTGCCGGGAACAGCCAGCTACCTGCAGGGAGATATCAACAACGACGGCAAGATTGACCGCAACGACCTGACTTCCTATATGAACTACACCGGTTTGCGCCGTGGAGATTCGGACTATGAAGGATATATCAGCAAAGGTGATATAAACATGAATGACTTGATAGACGCTTATGATATATCCGTAGTAGCCACCCAACTTGAAGGCGGTGTCGGCAGAAAAGATACGCTTAAAGTATCGGGTTCTTTGTCAATCAGCACCCCGAAACGTCTGTATCAGAAGGATGAAATCGTTGAAATCCGTGTGAAGGGCAATGACTTGAAAGCGGTAAATGCGCTCAGCTTTGCCTTGCCTTACGACCAGAATGATTATGAGTTCGTAGGTGTAGAGTCATTGAATATGAAAGCCATGGAGAACCTTACTTACGACCGCTTGCATACCAACGGAATGAAATCACTCTATCCTACGTTTGTCAACTTGGGCAAACAGGAATCATTGAATGGTTCGGAAGACCTGTTTATTCTGAAATTGAAAGCGAAACGTAAAGTGAAGTTTGAATTGACTTTAAAAGATGGAATATTGGTTGATAAGGAATTGAGGATGCATCAGTTCTAG
- a CDS encoding helix-turn-helix domain-containing protein has translation METNNHQIVDYSAVLEKKFGKHGTEERAKFDEEAYTFYTSQILLDARKNARLTQEELAKRIGANKSYISRIEKGITVPSVATFYRIVNALGLSVELNPVL, from the coding sequence ATGGAGACAAACAATCATCAAATCGTTGACTACAGTGCGGTTCTTGAAAAGAAATTCGGCAAACATGGTACAGAAGAACGTGCCAAGTTTGATGAAGAAGCATACACTTTCTATACTAGTCAAATACTACTTGATGCACGTAAAAATGCACGTTTAACGCAAGAGGAGCTTGCTAAGCGAATCGGAGCAAATAAGTCCTATATTTCTCGAATTGAAAAGGGAATTACAGTTCCAAGTGTTGCTACATTTTATAGAATAGTAAATGCTTTAGGTTTAAGTGTGGAACTTAATCCGGTACTTTAA